One window of the Tachypleus tridentatus isolate NWPU-2018 chromosome 10, ASM421037v1, whole genome shotgun sequence genome contains the following:
- the LOC143230646 gene encoding LOW QUALITY PROTEIN: prostamide/prostaglandin F synthase-like (The sequence of the model RefSeq protein was modified relative to this genomic sequence to represent the inferred CDS: substituted 1 base at 1 genomic stop codon) codes for MNEAQKIAKNLVKSVATQENVAIENFWAKQPCVITFFRRFGXPFCRLGARELSSVKSRLDAHNVRLVGIGLEDIGVQEFVEGNYFKGELYLDNQKKTYRALGFKRLSFFNVLLGMFNKKSRDALEKVKELGVGGDKKGDGYQNGGALVVSQGGEEVLLSHKQDEPSDNVDPEEVIKALGILQEEASAEGGRYTA; via the exons ATGAACGAAGCACAGAAAATTGCAAAAAACTTGGTGAAGTCTGTGGCTACACAAGAA AATGTTGCCATTGAAAACTTCTGGGCTAAGCAGCCGTGTGTCATCACATTTTTTCGCCGTTTTGGATGACCTTTTTGCCGCCTGGGTGCCCGTGAACTGAGTAGTGTTAAGTCTCGGTTGGACGCCCATAATGTGCGGCTAGTTGGAATAGGCCTAGAAGACATTGGAGTTCAAGAATTTGTGGaaggaaattattttaaaggAG AACTTTACTTAgataatcagaaaaaaacataCCGAGCCTTAGGATTTAAAAG GCTTAGCTTCTTCAACGTCTTATTAGGAATGTTCAATAAAAAGTCACGTGATGCTTTGGAAAAG gttAAAGAATTAGGTGTAGGTGGTGACAAGAAAGGAGATGGATATCAAAATGGTGGAGCATTAGTTGTCAGTCAAG GAGGTGAAGAAGTTTTATTATCTCACAAGCAAGATGAACCATCAGATAATGTAGATCCTGAGGAGGTCATCAAAGCTCTTGGCATTCTTCAAGAAGAAGCATCTGCTGAAGGTGGAAGATATACTGCTTAG